TGGGAATGCGACTCTCCTGGTTCTCAGCAACCGACGGGGCCACATCCCGCGCTGTATTCGCAGCTCTCGCCTTTGATGAGGCACGTGTGCACCCCGTCTgttgcgtttcttctttggcttttccccctcttgTCGCCAGCCCAGACGCCTCGGCGCCAGCTGCTGGCCTCAgagctgcgtcttcctgtttttctaCAAAGGCCTTCCTCTCAGCGCTCCGTTCCCACCCGGCGCTGCCTCGAAGTGAGGAAGTCGGGAACGTCAGACGCGGCGACCTCGGAGAAGCGTGTCCTGGGAggactctctcctcgccctcaaAGTCGAGTTCTTCGCGGCCTCTTGGACGCTTCTCGAGTGCTTCCGCACCCCAAGTCGATGTAGCCTGTCCTGAGGCTCTGGACGACACAGCCGAGGGGAGGGAAAGTtgcctttcgtctttcctctcttttcttgctttcgtctcttgcgAACTCGTGGTTCTCCGACCCTCGGCGCTCTGGCTACTCGCCAGCTCGCAGCAGcggaaagacgcagaaaacgcacccgaagaggccggagacgtcgagggcgacgagaggccaggcgagagagacaacgtggaagaggaaggaagagagtgcgacggcgaagaggcgcgcggctTCTGAGACTCCTGGGAAGGCGGCATCTGCCCCTGGCCACCGGAGGCTTCACGCTCCGGGCCCTCGGGGGACAGCTCGACTGCGGGCGGTGCCTCTCTtgcagagaacagagaaaactcAGTTTCATCGCTGGCTGGGGCCACTCCGGAGGACTCGAAGAGGAGCTCGGCCGAGCGATACGCGTCGGAAGGCGCACGCGAAGCTCTCCCTTCGCGCcgctctgcctctgtctttactcgctctctcctctctcgccatcGCTTTCGAATCAGCCAGCGGCGAGTCGCTCGTTGCAGTTTGTGCAGttggagaaagaagaaatgCTTGCCACGGCGATTTCGGAAACCCCACCAGTGACGCTGGATCGCCACTGCGGCGGCATGCTGCGCCTTCAGTGTTCTGCGAGTCAGGAGGCCTCGCCAGACGCTCTGCAGGACGACGgcggcttcctcgcgcctttGCATgaccttctcttcttccctttggagatgtttctcctctcgcaaCCGCCGAGCGGTGTcgcgcgcgaggcagccgcggaagaaggcctgagaaaaaaccagagaaaacgagccgaaacggagacgctgaAGAAGAATCGCCTCTCGCCGAGAGGCCGTACGTCGGCCTCGGAAAAGCTTCCAGTGAAAAAACCGACTCGTCCTATGTCTCGTCCGTTTTCGGGAGAAACGCCCGAGCCCAGTGTACCCCTTGCGTGCGCACTTCAAAGGACACTTTaagtctgtctcttcttccccgcctctctcctcaccgCAAGTCTCGTCGCCGCCACAGCTCTCGCgttcagcttcttctcgcgggcgCCAGCTGCCGCCCGGAACGCCGCGACGAGCCCAGAGACGGCGGCCGAAATTTCCTGGCGAGGgtgaagagaacggagaacgCGAACGGCGCAGCAGACCGCCACGTGGGAAgctgaaggagaaggaagagagcaaaaacGAATTAGGCACGACGCTAACAAAGCGCGATGCATTGTCCGAAAGACCAAGGATGTCAACTCTGGACCGGCAAACGCTCTGTCCCACACCTAATTAGTAGACGGTGGCGCTTGGAAATCTCAGGTATCTTTCCCAGTCGTTGGAGTTAGTAAGCGCGAGAGTGACTCAGCACACAGCATGCACGCACGTGGatgtatacacacacataaacatatatttatatatatgtatatatatgtatatgtgtatatatatgtttattGCATGACcatgcatacatatgcataaAGGACGTaactgcatatatatatatatatatatatatatgtatctgtatggATATGGGGATGTGTGGTAGTTCGCTTGAAAGGTCCTTCCTTGTAGGTCGGTGGCCCGTCCGTGTGCCCTTTAGagtcgctgtttctctcgcgttgctTCCGAGTGTACCGacctcttttcttcgcgaaggagaggcgcaacCGGGCCCCGATCCGCACGTGTCTGAGGAGTCGCCGGCGTTTCCTCCGGGCGTTCGCAGTCAGTACCGCCGTCACGAGGTCCAGCGAATACGCATCCAGCGCGCAGAGGGCGTCGGAACTGTTCGCCAGTTGGTCTTCTCCGTCGGGGACAGGCCGCGCACTCGTTGCAGGCGACTCCTCGCCGGACGGAAGGGAGCGCTTCGACACCTTTTTGCGCAGCAACTCGTCGAcggtgtcgagacacccgaggcgaaagaagacgcgagaagacccCAAACGGTAGGCGCCTGACGGAGGAACCCAGaccgagaggaggaaaacgcgtggaACAAGGAGTGGAAGGACAAGGAGTGGACGGACAATGAGTGCAAAGGGACGAGGAATCAGAAGCGGAAGGCAAAGCGACATCAATCGGCAACACCGCTTGTCCATGGACAGGGGAAAGTGTGCAAAGAACGCGCGCCTGTTTGACGCTAGAGCCGgcgaacgaaggagagacacaagacaCTTCTTTGGCTCGGCTGGCGCGCACCTgaaggaaggcgcagagcttcaaggacgagagaggcgaaatcTCGGGGAGTCAGCTGCACGACGCAGGGAAACCAAGCcacagagagcggagacCTCTGAGAGAGCACCACGCGGggcgcgaaaaggaagcaaaacgcaGGGGCTCGCGACGCAAAGGTGGACACCAGAAACCGCAagacgccgcgagagaatacggggaaaacggagcAAGGGAAAAACAGCAGAGGGAAGGCAAATGGCCCGacgggacagagaaggcacgaGACACACGAGTTCACACCGGGAAAGTGTAAAaaccgacacagagaagaaagtgggGCACCGCGACAAagggaagcgaaaaaaacagctACAGGCAcacttttgtctctttctatCGGGATGCATGCACCACACACGGCTACTCGGAGCCACTCGAGTGTTTCGGCCCTTTCCAGCGCCCTACCGCCTCGCGTAACTCCCTTGGGAGCCGCGCTTCGTAACGACGCCACAAATCCGCGTACGGGAGGCGACATGGGAAGCCGTCTGCCATCACGTGGAGAAGATCGGTCATTCCGCTgaagacacaaaagagaATCTCGAGATATGGGCAACAACCCCGTCCTtgtccgctttctctcctttcgttAAAACCCGCGCATATTTCACCCCTTTtgcgcttcgtcgcctcctctctcctcttcctaGCCGTTGCTGCCGCCGTGGTCCCCTCTCTGCGATCTGTTCCCGCTggctttttccctctcgccctctgtccctcccttcctctgtgtccGAGACGCCGTTCCGATCtcgcttttccgtctcttcagAGTGCCCAGCTGCGGCCCACCTTGGCGGCGAGCCTCCTGTAGAAGCCTCGTGatcgagaagggaaagccAAAAGGCCAAAGATCTCGTGATGTCTTTGCCATTTGATCTAAATCGCTTAATGCTCGTCAAGTTCCTTTTGTATCCGAAAAGGGGGGACACGTTTAGGCTCACCTGCATCGCAACTGAGTATGGACGTATGGTTCTTCGAAGACTCCGGGCTGCTGTCGCCGGTTCGGTTTGACGCAGCGAATGAAGTGACACGGCTGCAGAAGGCAAACAGGGTGGGCAACACACGCCACGCAgcacagaagaaagcacGGACGCGTAGGCCTGAAGTGCTTCGTGGAAGTTCAAGAGCTTTTCGCGGATGCACTTTTTGAATTCAAGAGCATGGATCCTGCCGGGCGGTTTTGACGAGAAGCACCTGAAATTAGCTAGAAGAAATTCGCACTAAACGTGTCGGAaagcgcgcagagagaacagaaacgcgaaaacgagacCCGCCGCCTGGGGATACTGTCCGACAGCTGTATGCACACAGTCATCACACCTTTGAACCGTTTTCTGCGCTAACGTCTGCATCCACCTCTCTGCGCACTGGAAGacctccgcttctctgcgggTCTTCATCCCCCGCCCTGTCTGTCGAGTCCAATGTTGGCGGTAAGGGCTCTTGTCGAGTCCGTCaggagaggcaacagagTGAGCGAGCGCGTAAACGAGTCTCCCGCCGTGTAAAAAGTGCATCAAGTCGAGTGGTGTCCAGCGTGCATTTGGCaaacggaaacgcgacgcTGTCCCAAAAAGCGGGTTGCGGGAGCAAAAAAAATCCACCTCGGTTTGGCTCGAGAAACCGACTCACTGTCTCTTGCAGGGCTTTGACGACttgctgcagctgcgcggcAAAGTGAACGCTCACGGTGCCTCGCCGGCCCACACACCCGCCAGCCCCGTGCCCGCCTGGAGCCTTCGCATGCACCGCAGCCAGGCGCGTGTACGctgagagacacgaaacgaaaagcgaCAGACCAGACAGACAGGGCACTTTCGTGGGAAAACAAATGTGTGTCGTCCCCGAGGCGCCTCTGCCCCGCTCCGCGTGAAGGGGAAACACTCCCATGTCGGTCCCGCGACCGGCCTTCATGTGGAACAGACAGCACAGCACAGATCgacgctctgtctcttttgcttcttcgattcccttctcttctctgctgcctttctatcctgtctctcgcctcactGGTGCATGCGTGGAAGAGGCGCTCCAGTTCGTCGGAGGTCGCGTCGCGGTTGGATCGGCAGAAGTCTCGCGCGTCGTAGGTCACGTCGCATGCAAAGTGGGAAACTGTGAACTGCAGGCATCCTTCTCGAGGTTGAGCAgccgtctctgcatgcggaaaGCCAGACGCACGAGGAGAAGCAAGGAAGCATGCAGGATGACGAATCGGGGAAGCGCAGGGTTTTCCCTGGGAGAACATCTGCGGCAGAGAGCACGGGGGACGGCGGAAGATCCCCCTCGAACGAAGACGGGACCGACCAGCTTCGACAGGCAGCCAGAGCTGAAAAGGACGGACGCAGGAAGCGTCTCGGACGGCGAAAAGAAAACCGGATGGAGCGAATcccaggagaaagaaagcggggTCGGCGACATCCCGAGCGGAACACGGCAGAGAaccagggaaagaaaaaacacagatTCCCCCGTTCCATGACTCGCTTCCAAACTCACTTGTGCCGCGAATGAAGCTCTCAGCGCCTTTGCTCTTCATCTCTGCCAGGAGCTGCACAAAAAACCCCAGGGCGGATCaccagagaaaggcgcgactTTGAACGGCAAAGAAAACCGGAGTGATGGCACACGACGCCACACACAAAAGCTGGGGAGTCGCGCatgctttcccttctcttctgtccagAAGAAcccttcctgttctcttttaACGGCTCGCGACTGTGAAGTTCTTTCGGCCTCGCTCGGCGCTGCCGGTGGGTATCGGCCCGCGCCGAAAAAGGTCTGGTGTAGGCACCCCGCGCCGAAAAAGGTCTGGTGTAGGCACCCCGCGCCGAAAAAGGTCTGGTGTAGGCACCCCGCGCCGAAAAAGGTCTGGTGTAGGCACCCCGCGCGGAGGTGAACACTCTTTCTTGAAGCAGATGACCAAGACCACAGAGAGGCGTTCAAAGACTGCCGTGTGCCCCAGAAAAACAGGGCGGGGATTAAAACCGAAGAACCGCGCAGCGTACCCGATTGCAGAACAGGACGTCGCGGTCCCCTTTGGCGGGGAGTCGGCCTGCTTCTTCGAGGATTCCAAAAACGCCCGCCGTCTTCaccagcgaggcgacgggggcgacggagaatttcttcgccttctgaggggcttcgcctcgctcgtcctcaggaaggagacaccgcaaGTCCCCAGTGAGGGCCGAGCCGGCCAGCAGCGTGCAGAGCACACTGCTTGTCTGAGTCAGCTTCTCGCCGTTGCTCAGCGCGCCCTGAACTCCACAAAGATCCGAAACTTTGACGGGGCGGCGGCCCTCCAGGAGAGGCGGCGTGGCAgccacagaagaaggaaaagaagaaggaaaagaaggaagagagggcgagactGAGCAGGCTGCAGCGGAGCGGAGAGATGGAAAGGATacgcgcgaagagacacgcgaggcagagaaaggagaggccgcagcgggcgaagaggcgggaaggggagacgccagaggtaacgaaaagggaaaggcggaacAGTTCTTCTCCGTGAAAATCCCTTCTTGCGTGTACAGCACATGCTCATTGAGAATCAactgctgaagaaggaaacaatGGAGCCGTTCGTTCGCGTAGTTGATGCACAGCTGCTCCAAGCGGTTGTTGCTATGGTTTCTCTGCCACAAAAACAGAATTCAGAAAATCAAGTGGGAACGACGCACTTATCAAACAAGAGAATGGGCCTTTCcaaggaggggagaagagcagaaaacCCGCGACAAAAAGCCCGAAGAACGCACGAACGACTTGCCGCCACCACGAGAAGTGGAGCCAAGATTCCGACGGAAGGAGGAGCTCTTTTTGGCAGGCAACAAGAATGCGAATCGCTTCTATTGACAAATGCGAGGCACCAAACGAACAAAGAGCCGAAACGCTGCCACGTTCGACGCATGACGCCCAGACCTGGCTGCTCCTGTGACTGTGCATTTGAGGTGATACCCGGTGATGCACGATGCATGGTGGCGGCGAAATACCAGTCAACATGCGCAGTTCAGGTTTTCCGTGAAATCTGTGTGGAAAAGGCTCGACGTGACCATCGCGGGTCTGTTGACTCGATTTCCACGACGTAAACGCGTCGAACGCGCATCTATATCACCATCGGAGCTCTCGACACCCAGGATACAGTCCCCACAGCCGGTGCTCCGAGGAGGCGAACTCGCTGGGACATGGCGAATTGCAGCAAAGAcagacggaggcgcgcgcgcacacgcagagagcgaggggagaaagcaCGCGGAAACACGCAGAAGCGCAGCTACCTttgcgctctctcgccgccacCCTGACGCCCCGAAACTCTCACCAGATCCTCGAAGCCGAAAATGTCGAGAATACCAATGGTGCGCGTTCCGTTTCCCGAAGCGGCGCCTGCCGATGTTCAAagagcgaagcagacgaagcgaaggacatttcaggagagaaacacgaaaaggGACCGCACCGACCCCCCGGCGAGTTGTTCACCGGCGTATGGCGATGCACAGACAAAGACCCGCCAAGCGTCATGCCGCAAAATGCCGCCCCGACCACCTCAAAACACCTCATATTATCACAGATATAATCGtccacacatatatatgtcaGTGCAACTGCACGCCTGCGTAGAGTAGCATTGTGCACGCCTCGCTATTGACGTGTTTTGGTACAAGCACATATTTGGAtagaaaaaggcaaaaggaAGATGCAAGCGCTTGgactcccccccccccccccccgcatTCGTTGCTGTTTCCCGGGGGTCGTTGCGTTTCCGCACACCTGGAGAAGAGTCCTGAGAGCTTGAGGCCGAGCGCTGAAGCCCCGCGTTGATTCTCGCGACGACGGCGTCGAAGGCTCGGCTGTAGAGAGTctgaagaaaagcgagaggcaggcgagtcAGAAGAATGGAGGCGCGAAATCTCGGACAGAAGGGCCGCGACACCGAGAAGAATCGGCCGCTACGCAGCGACAAAACATCCTGCACTCGACTTCGCACCTTGCATGCAGCAtctcgcgccgcctgtgCACCTTCCAGATCGAAGAAGGACCGCGTCTCCCGcacagagcgcgagacgagggcgagacggagcATTTCTTCCCCCTCAACTCCGGAAGGCAGGCCTGCAACAAGCGCACACCGACCCAAGAACGACTCCACTCGTCCAGCAACGTACCCACTGTCTCCCTCTAGCGCTACACAAAAAACGTAAGCACTTATCTTCATATAtaaaagtatatatatatatatatgtatatatatgtatatatgtatatgtatatatatatgtctatacCGGCTTTGACCGGGGTCCTACCCGAACTCGAAGGATGCTGGGAAACCGACCCCTTTCGACTATACAGAAAcagatatacacatgcacatatacaaaTGTATGTGAATGCATGTGGTAACTCTTAActatatacgtgtatatattACATATGACTGTATGCCCGTGTGTGCACGTGTGTGCGTGCATTCAAGGTCCATGTGCATGCGGAAATTACAGGTCGCGATAACGGAGAGTGTTCATCTCGGTCGGAAGCATCAAGGCAAGATTTTGAGTTCTTCGATGTGTCCGGCGTGGAGTCGTTGCTGTCTGAGGCTTCCTGCACTCACCGAGGAGCCTCGCCGCGACTCTGATGTTTTCACGGGAGGACGGGGTGACGCGCACGCCGGtcgcgagagacgcttccTTCTGGTCGCACGActgttccctttctgcgttcggcctctctccctcggagGCAGCAGCCGACAGCTTGCTTCTCTTGCAGCGCTCGTCCTGCTCCGTAAACGTGACGTTACCGAGATGAAGAATTGCAGCCAACAGCCTGAAAAAAACAAGACACGAGGAACAGGTCTCGACGATTACACATCCTGACCCAAAAGGGAAGACTAACCTCTTCTCTAGCAACATCTCtatatgtggatatatatatatatatatatacatatattgATTGGATAGTGAGATCGGCGAACAAGCGAACAAAGTAGACGCACCGGATCGGAGTTCCTGGAGAGAATGCGGGGCCCCTCCATCCAAGCAGCACGAGTTGCGGAACCAATCCCCAcgcatgtgtacatataaatatataaacataaatatataaacgtataaatatatatatatatataaatgtatataaatgcatAAGGGAATCATTTGGCATGCGGACTCTATACGGCAAAATCTATCGACACAGACGTGTCTGTGTAGTCGACTTGGCTATGGACAGGCTCAGGCAAAGCGCCAAGTGTGTGGTCTGCGGGTTTTGTTCCACTTGGTCGGGAGACGTACTTGAAGATATCGGCGCGTACATTGTCGTCGATCCCGACAGTGTGCATCGCGTCGCTgaaagaacggaaaaagaagacgcgaaccgTGCCGACCCACAAAGACAAAAACTCATTCTTTCCTTTTGTCACTCCACTCCACACAAatgaacatatatatatatatatgcgtatgtatgtatttgcatgcagatgtgAGAAGTGTTTGGGGAAGCGACAGTGGATctgagaggaagacacgTGGTTTTAGGCCGCTATTTTGGGTGCCAGCGTACGTGATTCTGCGCAGATCCGCCCACGGCGACAGAGGACTCGTTACTGCGTCTTGTCTCGAGTGGGCGTCTGTGCATGAGTCGCCGTGTGCTCTCGGCGCTCCGGTGTTTAGCAGTCGGAAGCGTTCGACGCCTCCGTCGAGGTGAAGAGACCTcagcagcgcatgcatcccttcttctcgcgggtcttcttccccggcgTCCGGCGCCGGCTCCACGCTCGCAGCCACCCGCGCAGCCGCATTGCAGAGCGCATAGAAAATGTGGAAGCCAAATTCGTCTACGGGCATCCGAACCACCTGGAGAGCACAAAGCGAggcacgcagagaggccgtgCGCCggaaaaacggggagaaaaagagacgccgcCAAAGGCACGGAACTTGCAGGAGCTGTCTCCGAGAGTCGACGCGAGAAACCCCACCCGTGGAACCGCCGTCGCACGTTCGCGCGGTCGAACGGCAAATGAAAGCTGCTCGACAGAAAGGTGAGAGGAGAAaccggcgacggagagcgaagagaaagactggACCTACGCGTTCGTTGGCGAGAAGATATGTCAAGACAGACGCACGAGTCAGTTTCCCGCGATCTGTGAAGTGGAGCATGAGCATCTTGCCGAACCGACTGCTGTTCACGTTCAGGACAGTGTGCGCTGTTCGTACACCCAGCACCAAGGCCAAAACGACGCAGATGGGTTCAAGATGGGTTGAAACAGAGGACGGCGAAAAAGCTAAGAAACAGAACCGCCGACCCCACAAACATGCACCAAGAGGTATGCGCAATAATGGCAAAAGAAGTCCGTCTTGAGGtcagcgtctccgccgccgttTTTGTCTTTGTGGACTTTCCGCTTTTGACGCCTCGTGCGTCGattctgctttctttccggATCGCACCAGACTGCTGCAGCGAAGTTGCGAGTAtcagggaagaagcagagaaggaacgaggaagacggggaaaaagaaagcgtTTACTGTACGGGGatgagagcgagaaaaaaaaggactcggaaaagaacaggaacCTCTTACCATTTCCAAAGGCTTCAAGAACGGGACCGGATTGAAGCAGCCGCGCCTCCAACCCTCTGCGTGGAAAACGTGAAACATAACACTGGGGAAACTTGCAAACGCGGCCACTCAAAACCCCTCACGAGTACATCTACATTTACACTGTCACGCATATAGCCATACACATACGTGTCTCCATACACAATCCATGAGACtctacatgcacacacaaagGCGTATtcacatccatatatatatatatatatatattccaGCACGAGcacgagaacagagagagagaggtgttCAGGGCGTGTGTCCCCTCGAGGATGGCCTTGGAAGGCTGTTGCGAGGAGCGAATCAccgctttcgcctctcccacAAAGGtgaacccccccccctggCGATTCGACGAGGGACACCATGCAGCCTATGCCGCTTACTGGCTGTCCGCGCCGTGGCGTTGATCCGACACGGCGGCGAGGTAGGTCAGCACGTGCTGAGAACGGAGCACAGGCAAGGCCACAGAAGCAGTCCTTTTTTCCTAGAGGACCACTCGCGGTTGcgacacgaaaaaaacgccggAAGCTGTCCCGGGAACTCTGTTATGGGCACGCAGACAAAACGCAAATGCTGGAGTCAAGACCCGAGGCCATGTCCCTTCACACTCactgtgtctcgcttctcgacgACGagtggaaagaaaggaacgatatatatatatatatatacagatagatagatagatagatagatagatagatagatacacaCGTGCGCATATGCAGGGtgacatatatgtacatatatattcgGCCGTGCATATGTGTAAGTACATTGCAAGGGCTGCTTGGTTTCGAAGACGAATAAGACTGCGCTGCAGACTTCGCAGGTGGATGGCCCCGGTGCAAACCCGTGAGATTGTAGCCGAGAGTTGAAAGGCAAGTTTCGGGTGGCGTCTTTCGGAGAGCGCAGGAAGGACTGCACTTGGGGCCCGGAGGAGCCGTCGGCAAAAGGCGTGGGCACTTGGGGTGAGTACGCCGCGCGACTGCCGGCGAAGCGGGTAGGCACGAAGAGACTCGAGAAGAGACTCGCGTCGTCAGGTGACGCCTCCTTACTTTAGATGTTTCGGTTTTCCCCGCGCCGCTTTCCCCGCTGATCAGGATCGACTGACTCTTCTTGTCTGCAGGGCCAGCGGCGCACACAAGTCACAGGCGCAGAGAAGCACTGAGAGCGTGAGAGACAAGAGGCACTGCAGGCTGTCGAATTCCAGGCGCTCTTCGGGCCGATCGTCTCTGGAATGCccgtcgcctgccgctcttcgccgAGAAGTGAAGCGGCGCAGGCGCTGGACCATTTGACAGCAGCGGATGCCCACACACCAACGCAGCCGTCCGATTCCCGAGAGGCGTCCCCGCGTGAGTCAGCAGAGAACCACGGCGGGGACAGCTGACCCCGACACTGtgcgtcctgtctctcttgggGCCCACTCGTCGGCTCGGGAGTCTCCTCTCGGCAGTGTGCATCTGCAGGTTTTccggcttttcttcttccgagTTTCGGGGCAGCGCGTCTCTCAAGCACGCCttggagaggcgagacagcggaaacGGGCGTTCTCGTGCCTGCCCCGCTGAAGCTGTCACAACCAAAATCTTACCCCTGACGAGACGACAGTAGGCGAACTCAGCGAGGGCAAAGGGGTGCGGCACTAGGCGCCTGCTCAGCGCTCGGGAAGCTTCCAGCTCGGGTttcgctgcaggcgccgcgtGGGCCCCAATGAGCACTGCCCGACTGGACTGGGACGAACAGGCTTCGACTCTGGAGACAGTAGTGTCAGATGAGACTCCGGCGGGGGAGGCTGAGGCCGAAGAACCGAACGCAGAGGCGGCCGTGGCATCtcgcggcgaggcaggacAGGGACAGGAAAACCTGCCGATCCACCGGCGATCATACAAGTTGAAGAAGCGGTAGGGGTTGACAGCAATCAACAGGGTCCCCGTGTACgtctggagagaagcgcagcgcAAATGAAAAGACAACGTTCGGAATGGCGCGAGGAGACCGAATCGCCTTTGtcgtcttgtctccttccccggGGCGTCCACACACAGGTGAGCCCGTTCTGAGGCTGACGGGACGTCTGCAAAACGCCCTGTGTGTCAGGGGGGAAAGGGTCAAACGGCCCACGAAGAGCGGATGCTCTCACGTAGATTTAGGAGAGACCAAGAACCACGCAGCTTCGACGCGCCGACTTGAGAGTTTTCAGAGCGGAGGATGCGCCCGTATGTGGATAGGCGCACAACGACCGCAAAGTGTGCTACAGTGGGGTCTCTCTTGGAGCAGAGAGGCTTCCGATCCCGAGCGATGCCAGCGACGCAACCTCCACTGACATCACGGGAAAAGTGTGTATTGCACGACACGCTCCTGGCAGTGGGGCAACCTAGTGTACAGGCTTCTGTGGAGAGGAGTTGCTTGCACGTGGAACGAACAGACGCTGGTCAaccgttttttccctgcaGAACGGGGGGACGGCCTGGACCAGTTTTAGGGAACCGTGGATATCAGCTCTCCTTGTCCCAAAAAGAAACTCACGTAAATTCTCCTCTGACGCTCTTCGGCGGCGCCCTCCGTCTCGTTTCGGACGGGTGTGAACGCGTGGATGAACCGACACCGGAGATTCGCAACAAGATTCGCCTCGTTGAGGTACTGCAGCTGCAGGAACATCCGGGGAAAAACGCCTTGCTCGTGTCTACGGCCTGCTTCCTCGTTGATAGATTTCGGGAGGCGcaccgagaaaaaaggaacttCTACAGCCAGTGTCCGATGACGGGCCGTCACCCATCCAAAGCAACAAAGGTGAATGAGGTCCGCTCCACAACGGAtcgcatgcatacacatgtgtgtgtgtgtgtaaaCGATAGGGACTGTTGCATAAGTTGCTCTCTGCTGTACGCCTATCGAAGCCATGCGCATCCCGAACTCAGGAGATCTGTCGCTGTTGCCTGTCTGCCACGTCTAGCAGGAAAAACAGCGGGAAAACCACAGACCCGCGCCGAATCGCCTCTGCCCATCGGCACTTGCGCTC
The sequence above is a segment of the Neospora caninum Liverpool complete genome, chromosome IX genome. Coding sequences within it:
- a CDS encoding putative myosin head motor domain-containing protein encodes the protein MRRSVASDVDSEKSCAGSSPRESSGELIADIRPSDLLPRDDSLGDADDNAQLQYLNEANLVANLRCRFIHAFTPVRNETEGAAEERQRRIYTYTGTLLIAVNPYRFFNLYDRRWIGRFSCPCPASPRDATAASAFGSSASASPAGVSSDTTVSRVEACSSQSSRAVLIGAHAAPAAKPELEASRALSRRLVPHPFALAEFAYCRLVRDKKSQSILISGESGAGKTETSKHVLTYLAAVSDQRHGADSQGLEARLLQSGPVLEAFGNAHTVLNVNSSRFGKMLMLHFTDRGKLTRASVLTYLLANERVVRMPVDEFGFHIFYALCNAAARVAASVEPAPDAGEEDPREEGMHALLRSLHLDGGVERFRLLNTGAPRAHGDSCTDAHSRQDAVTSPLSPWADLRRITDAMHTVGIDDNVRADIFKLLAAILHLGNVTFTEQDERCKRSKLSAAASEGERPNAEREQSCDQKEASLATGVRVTPSSRENIRVAARLLGLPSGVEGEEMLRLALVSRSVRETRSFFDLEGAQAARDAACKTLYSRAFDAVVARINAGLQRSASSSQDSSPGAASGNGTRTIGILDIFGFEDLRNHSNNRLEQLCINYANERLHCFLLQQLILNEHVLYTQEGIFTEKNCSAFPFSLPLASPLPASSPAAASPFSASRVSSRVSFPSLRSAAACSVSPSLPSFPSSFPSSVAATPPLLEGRRPVKVSDLCGVQGALSNGEKLTQTSSVLCTLLAGSALTGDLRCLLPEDERGEAPQKAKKFSVAPVASLVKTAGVFGILEEAGRLPAKGDRDVLFCNRLLAEMKSKGAESFIRGTKTAAQPREGCLQFTVSHFACDVTYDARDFCRSNRDATSDELERLFHACTTYTRLAAVHAKAPGGHGAGGCVGRRGTVSVHFAAQLQQVVKALQETPCHFIRCVKPNRRQQPGVFEEPYVHTQLRCSGMTDLLHVMADGFPCRLPYADLWRRYEARLPRELREALTPRDFASLVLEALRLPSGAYRLGSSRVFFRLGCLDTVDELLRKKVSKRSLPSGEESPATSARPVPDGEDQLANSSDALCALDAYSLDLVTAVLTANARRKRRRLLRHVRIGARLRLSFAKKRASHVAVCCAVRVLRSLHPRQEISAAVSGLVAAFRAAAGAREKKLNARAVAATRLAAFFRGCLARDTARRLREEKHLQREEEKVMQRREEAAVVLQSVWRGLLTRRTLKAQHAAAVAIQRHWWGFRNRRGKHFFFLQLHKLQRATRRWLIRKRWRERRERVKTEAERREGRASRAPSDAYRSAELLFESSGVAPASDETEFSLFSAREAPPAVELSPEGPEREASGGQGQMPPSQESQKPRASSPSHSLPSSSTLSLSPGLSSPSTSPASSGAFSASFRCCELASSQSAEGRRTTSSQETKARKERKDERQLSLPSAVSSRASGQATSTWGAEALEKRPRGREELDFEGEERVLPGHASPRSPRLTFPTSSLRGSAGWERSAERKAFVEKQEDAALRPAAGAEASGLATRGGKAKEETQQTGCTRASSKARAANTARDVAPSVAENQESRIPKPGHRQPTRSEADIVSERGALLRAALSSSSEPLGTSGRRLPSSSAAGMRLHAASSPAACGAFAASDRLEGERERDSVVARVTRAPSVCPSGRRRDAAPSHAARTVPPRRDNDRQRGGENEKGEAPLPGRAKREREPEEQKDHADVQSQKATPDSWGETAFLPSSEGEEETGEDTQASTAKAAAGADGEPRGTDSPSAGFFDTPEAKQIDGSPVAQEPATGKICAAFTAASAGVDSGAGEARAQVFGDVNDLSSDSLTGAGLVFAGRRAPLVCETKIPSPSLFVAAMKQKRRKVTDVPAAQ